A segment of the Staphylococcus ratti genome:
AAGAAAGATTAACTCGCATCATTTATGTCTACTTTCTTTTCGTCATACGCTTCGGCTTCTAAATCATTTTGCATTGTTTGAACGACCGACATACCAATTGAAATATAACGTATGGCACTTTCTGCACTGCCTTCTAACCACTTTTCAGCATCCTCAATCGCATTCTCAAGCGAAGATGGACATGGAATAATACTAGAAAATGCATCAATACCGCTTTGATAATTAATTTTTGCGTTCTTTCCAATTGTTCCCGCAAATGCGATCACAGGTTTATCATATAGTTTCGCAATTCGCGCAACTTCTGAAGGAATTTTGCCATTTGGTGTTTGATCGTCAATACATCCTTCCGCCGTAATAACAATGTCACTTTGTGCAATAGCCTCATTAACATCAATATAGTCCATAATAATATCAAAACGTGGGTGTAACGTAGCTTGTGCAAAAGCAATCAGTCCCGCGCCAAGCCCACCAGATGCACCTGATCCCTCTACCATACGTAAATCTTTGCCTGTTTGGCGTTCTATCAACATCGCTAAATGTTCTAAATTACGTGATAAATCTTCTACCTCTTTGGGACTTGCTCCTTTTTGTGGTCCAAAAATACGTGCTACACCTCTATCTCCACATAATAGATTCGTCCAATTTACAGCAACATCTATTTGTGTACGAAACAATCGTGAGTCAACACCCGACAAATCCATTTCTGTAATTTTATGAATGTCAGCTCCTCCTTGAATGTGAATAAGCTGACCATTTTGATCAAAAAGCTTTACTCCGATGGCTTGTGCCATACCAATGCCACCATCAGAAGTTCCAGAATCCCCACACCCTATTAAAATACGATCTACACCGTAATCTAATGCTTTTATCATCGTCTCACCCACTCCATATGTTGTAGTATAAAGTGGATTACGTAGATCCATAGGCACATGTCTAAGCCCTGCAATCGCAGCCATTTCAATTACAGCTATCGTTCGCCCTTTTTCTTTGAAAATTCCAAAAAATGAATGTATTGTTTCCCCTACAGGACCCGTTACACGTGTTTCTATTTTATAACCTTTTTTAACTTTGATCATTGTTTCAACAAAGCCTTCTCCCCCGTCAACCATTGGGATTACTTGAATGTCATGTTTCGGTTCTACATTACGAATCCCTTTTTCAATAGCGTAACCTACTTCTTCTGCACTCAAACTTTCTTTGAAACCTGATGGAATAATTGTATATTTCATCCTTTATCACTCCTCTTATCAAAACACACCCGAAAAATTGTATAGGGTTACTTTAATAAGCAGAGATTGAAATTAACTTAAGGGAAAATTAAAAAACGATTAAAAAAGAGCAGTTCGATACCTTTTTAATACAGTACTATACCTCCTACAACTCCTAAAAGCACAATCGCCCAAGATGACACTTTACAATAAGCTAACAGTACGAACAATATGGACGCAAAAACAAAATCAATAGACGTATGTACCGATGATGTCAAAATTGGGTCATAAAATGCCGCTATCAAAATACCGACAACACCTGCGCTTACCCCTTTTAAAACTTTACGCATATTTTGATTGTTTTGGACGCGTTCCCAAAATGGCAAAACACCTATGAGTAGCAAAAAGGCGGGTAAAAATATCGCTAGCGTTGCCACTATACCTCCTAGCCATCCTAACATCACGGTACCTATATAAGCAGCGAATGTGAATAGCGGTCCAGGCACAGCTTGTGCAAGTGCATAACCTGTAATAAAGTCATCCGCTGTAATCATCTCTGTGCTAACAAATGCTTCATTTAATAAAGGCAACACAACGTGTCCCCCGCCAAATACAAGTGCTCCTGAACGGTAAAATTGATTAACCATTGCGAGCCAAGGCGATTGTGTCAGTCCACTTAAAATCGGCAATACAATTAAAAGCATAAAAAAGAGTGTGAGCGACCATACACCTATAAATTTGCGAATACGAAATAAGCGCACTTTAGTTGTTTCAACTTGAACCTCTTTAAATAAAAACAACCCTACAAGACCTACTAAAGCGAGTACTGCCACTTGAGCTAGTGGATGTCCAACAAGTACTGTCACTGTAAGAGTGAATAATGCTAGTAATTTTGTTTTGACATCTGGCAGTAATTTTTGCGCCATCCCTAAAATGGCATTAAAAACAATCGCTACCGCAACTATTTTCAGACCATTTATCCAACGCATCTCCATACTCGTAGTATGTAAAACTGCAGCACATAACATTAAAATTAAGACAGACGGCAGTGTAAATCCAACAAAAGATATGACGCCTCCTAATAAACCTGCCTTTGCCACACCTACTCCGAAACCTACTTGACTACTCGCAGGTCCAGGCAAAAACTGACATAATGCGACAAGTTGCGTATATTGTGAGTCACTGAGCCATTGTCGGCGTTTCACATATTCATCATAAAAATAACCTAAATGTGCGGTAGGACCTCCAAAAGAGGTACATCCTAACCTAAAAGCGATCCAAAATAAATGTAAGTATCCCTTCACCGTGCTCCCCCTATTTCATTCAGTGATTGTTCAACCATCCCCTTCACCATAAATCGGCATTTTTCGAGTATAGTGTAAACGTCTCTCTATCATCGCACTAACATACTTCCCGATTGATATCGAAAAATGATGGCAATTTTCGATATAAAAATATCATAGATGTGAACGTTTTGCGACTTTTTTTGAATAGTGATATGTTATAGTAAATTAAATAATATTAAGTAGCTTTAGTGCTTAACTATTGAAAATGAGGTGTAAGGATGGAAACGTTTGAGGATTTTTTAGATACAATTGAAAAAGCGGAACACCGTGAAAAATTTAAAAATGTCATTGAGCAATTACTTGCAGACTACCCAGAACTTACTTTAGAAATTAAATGGAATCAACCTATGCTATTGTTGAAAGAAAACGGCACATTTATACTAGGTTTCAGCAAAGCGAAGCCCCATTTTGCGATCGCTCCTGAAAAATATACACGTGACTATTTTGAAAAGGAGATCGAAAAAGCAGGTTACCAAACGACAACAATGTTTATGAAAATCAAATGGACAGACGAAGTCAACTTTGATTTAATCCATAAAATGATCGATAAAAACATCGCAGACAAAAAAGATTCAACAAAATTTTGGCGAGAAAAATAGGGAGCGAGACAGAAATCTATTTGATTTCGTCGTCTCGCCCCCACAAGGCTGACTAGGATTGAAACGCGCCTTAAGCGAAGTTTCAATTCAGACAGCTACTGTGGCTTTTTATATTCAACGCTCTATCTATGATGCGAGACAGAAATCTATTTGATTTCGTCGTCTCGCCCCCACAAGGCTGTCTAGGATTGAAGGAAGCTTGCAAAGCGCATCTTCAATTCAGACAGCTACTGTGCTCTTTATATTCAACGCTCTACCTATGATGCGAGACAGAAATCTATTTGATTTCGTTGTCTCACCAAAAAACAAATTTTTTAAACACAAAAAAGTCCCGTCAACCTTATAGGTGCGGGACTTAATCAATTACTTTATTTTACACTTCGTCTTTAACGAATGGTAATAACGCCATATGACGTGCACGTTTAATTGCAGTCGTTAATTGACGTTGATATTTAGCTGAA
Coding sequences within it:
- the chrA gene encoding chromate efflux transporter; the encoded protein is MKGYLHLFWIAFRLGCTSFGGPTAHLGYFYDEYVKRRQWLSDSQYTQLVALCQFLPGPASSQVGFGVGVAKAGLLGGVISFVGFTLPSVLILMLCAAVLHTTSMEMRWINGLKIVAVAIVFNAILGMAQKLLPDVKTKLLALFTLTVTVLVGHPLAQVAVLALVGLVGLFLFKEVQVETTKVRLFRIRKFIGVWSLTLFFMLLIVLPILSGLTQSPWLAMVNQFYRSGALVFGGGHVVLPLLNEAFVSTEMITADDFITGYALAQAVPGPLFTFAAYIGTVMLGWLGGIVATLAIFLPAFLLLIGVLPFWERVQNNQNMRKVLKGVSAGVVGILIAAFYDPILTSSVHTSIDFVFASILFVLLAYCKVSSWAIVLLGVVGGIVLY
- a CDS encoding iron chaperone, with the protein product METFEDFLDTIEKAEHREKFKNVIEQLLADYPELTLEIKWNQPMLLLKENGTFILGFSKAKPHFAIAPEKYTRDYFEKEIEKAGYQTTTMFMKIKWTDEVNFDLIHKMIDKNIADKKDSTKFWREK
- a CDS encoding glycerate kinase, encoding MKYTIIPSGFKESLSAEEVGYAIEKGIRNVEPKHDIQVIPMVDGGEGFVETMIKVKKGYKIETRVTGPVGETIHSFFGIFKEKGRTIAVIEMAAIAGLRHVPMDLRNPLYTTTYGVGETMIKALDYGVDRILIGCGDSGTSDGGIGMAQAIGVKLFDQNGQLIHIQGGADIHKITEMDLSGVDSRLFRTQIDVAVNWTNLLCGDRGVARIFGPQKGASPKEVEDLSRNLEHLAMLIERQTGKDLRMVEGSGASGGLGAGLIAFAQATLHPRFDIIMDYIDVNEAIAQSDIVITAEGCIDDQTPNGKIPSEVARIAKLYDKPVIAFAGTIGKNAKINYQSGIDAFSSIIPCPSSLENAIEDAEKWLEGSAESAIRYISIGMSVVQTMQNDLEAEAYDEKKVDINDAS